Proteins found in one Populus alba chromosome 14, ASM523922v2, whole genome shotgun sequence genomic segment:
- the LOC118033182 gene encoding putative MO25-like protein At5g47540, with protein sequence MKGLFKPKPRTPMELVLQTRDLLIFLDQNTETRERKREEKMSELGKQILEIRIVLFGNGQAEPNPDACAHLAREFFKHDTFRLLVVCLPKLDLGARQNATHVLANLQRQRVGGRLIASEYLENNLDLMDVLLPGYEDGDIALTYGAISRECIRHQIVARYVLGSEYMKKFFTYIQIPHYDIASDAQSTFKELLTRHRSTVAEFLSANYDWFFQGFNSQLLQSPSYITRRHAVKLLGYMLLDRSNSAVMVRYVSSLENMRILMNLFRDSNKTIQLDTFHVFKLFVANKKKPPEIISVLVTNRSKLLRFLGDFSIDKEDEHFEADKAEVIKEIATLEIIGERSCTDADDCEVKS encoded by the exons ATGAAGGGACTCTTCAAGCCAAAACCCCGGACTCCCATGGAGCTTGTGCTACAAACACGTGATCTTCTCATCTTTCTTGACCAGAATACCGAAACTCGAGAACGCAAGCGAGAGGAAAAG ATGTCTGAGCTGGGCAAACAGATTCTGGAGATAAGGATAGTTTTATTTGGGAATGGACAAGCAGAGCCGAATCCTGATGCTTGTGCGCATTTGGCTCGGGAGTTCTTTAAGCATGATACGTTCCGCCTTCTCGTTGTTTGTCTTCCAAAACTCGACTTGGGG GCACGTCAAAATGCTACTCATGTTCTAGCAAATTTGCAGAGGCAACGAGTTGGTGGGCGGTTGATTGCTTCCGAGTAtctggaaaataatttagacCTTATGGATGTTTTGCTCCCTGG TTATGAAGATGGTGACATTGCTCTAACTTATGGTGCAATTTCGAGGGAGTGCATTCGTCATCAGATTGTGGCTAG GTACGTATTGGGATCAGAGtacatgaagaaattttttACCTACATACAAATTCCACATTATGACATAGCATCAGATGCTCAGTCAACTTTTAAA GAGCTCCTGACAAGGCATAGATCAACTGTTGCAGAATTTCTTTCTGCAAATTATGACTGG TTTTTCCAAGGATTCAATTCACAATTGCTACAATCTCCCAGTTACATAACCAGAAGGCATGCTGTCAAG CTGTTGGGATACATGTTACTTGACCGCTCAAATTCTGCTGTGATGGTTCGGTATGTGAGTTCATTGGAGAACATGAGGATCTTGATGAACCTTTTCAGG GATTCAAATAAGACAATACAACTGGACACGTTTCATGTGTTCAAG TTATTtgtagcaaataaaaaaaagcctcCTGAGATCATCAGTGTACTTGTTACAAATAGAAGCAAGCTTCTTAGGTTTCTAGGCGACTTCAGCATTGATAAAG AGGACGAACATTTTGAAGCTGACAAAGCTGAAGTCATCAAAGAGATTGCCACTCTAGAAATCATCGGTGAGCGCTCATGCACAGATGCAGATGATTGTGAGGTTAAGTCTTAA
- the LOC118033054 gene encoding cytochrome b561 and DOMON domain-containing protein At4g17280 isoform X2, with protein MDKSLATLLLSCTLLISLCVPSLAQTCGNYTFSGNRSYSTCNDLPQLSCSLHWNYHPSNLTADIAFRKSGASTSNWISWALNPSRRAMAGSQALVAFQHPNGSILAYTTQLNDNPNMQPGRLSFDVPSIAAEFSSNGDMIIFATLQLTDSLRLTNQVWQEGPLNGGNPGQHPTNGQNGKSMGTVDFINGSVTTTGGTTSKQRKRNVHGVLNAVSWGILMPVGIIIARYLKVFKSAGPAWFYLHVTCQTSGYAVGIAGWATGIKLGSDSPGISYDTHRNLGMIIFALGTLQDIFKISHRHLVATSHSINVFRNHPPYFKREETESKNRWTYFFRLSVLRQKNRCPHCNLYSSNVKITL; from the exons ATGGATAAGTCTTTAGCAACTCTGTTGTTGTCTTGCACTTTATTGATCTCCTTATGTGTCCCATCTCTGGCTCAAACTTGCGGGAACTATACTTTCTCTGGAAACCGATCGTACAGCACTTGCAATGACCTTCCACAGTTGAGCTGTTCTCTTCACTGGAATTACCACCCATCGAACCTGACAGCTGATATTGCGTTTCGCAAATCTGGAGCATCGACATCTAACTGGATATCATGGGCTCTAAATCCTAGCCGGCGAGCGATGGCTGGTTCACAGGCTCTTGTAGCGTTCCAGCACCCCAATGGCTCCATTCTTGCTTACACAACCCAGTTAAATGATAACCCAAACATGCAACCTGGTAGATTGAGTTTCGATGTCCCCAGTATTGCCGCGGAGTTTTCCTCCAATGGGGATATGATAATATTTGCAACACTTCAGCTTACAGATAGCTTGCGTTTGACCAACCAGGTTTGGCAAGAAGGTCCTCTGAACGGAGGTAATCCTGGTCAACATCCAACCAACGGACAAAATGGGAAATCGATGGGGACTGTAGATTTTATAAATGGATCAGTAACAACAACCGGTGGAACCACCTCAAAACAACGAAAGAGAAAT gttCATGGAGTATTAAATGCAGTGAGTTGGGGAATTCTTATGCCTGTGGGAATCATTATAGCAAGGTACCTGAAGGTGTTCAAGTCAGCAGGTCCAGCATGGTTTTACCTGCATGTTACTTGCCAAACTTCCGGTTATGCTGTCGGGATTGCTGGATGGGCGACTGGTATAAAACTCGGAAGCGATAGTCCTGGAATTTCCTATGATACCCACAGAAATCTTGGCATGATCATCTTCGCCCTTGGAACCCTTCAG GATATTTTCAAGATCAGCCACCGGCATCTGGTTGCAACGTCCCATTCCATCAACGTTTTTAGAAACCATCCACCCTATTTCAAAAGGGAAGAAACAGAAAGTAAAAATAGATGGACTTACTTTTTTAGGCTCTCTGTTCTCCGGCAAAAAAACCGATGTCCCCACTGTAATTTGTACTCAAGTAATGTAAAAATTACCTTGTAG
- the LOC118033054 gene encoding cytochrome b561 and DOMON domain-containing protein At5g47530 isoform X1, which produces MDKSLATLLLSCTLLISLCVPSLAQTCGNYTFSGNRSYSTCNDLPQLSCSLHWNYHPSNLTADIAFRKSGASTSNWISWALNPSRRAMAGSQALVAFQHPNGSILAYTTQLNDNPNMQPGRLSFDVPSIAAEFSSNGDMIIFATLQLTDSLRLTNQVWQEGPLNGGNPGQHPTNGQNGKSMGTVDFINGSVTTTGGTTSKQRKRNVHGVLNAVSWGILMPVGIIIARYLKVFKSAGPAWFYLHVTCQTSGYAVGIAGWATGIKLGSDSPGISYDTHRNLGMIIFALGTLQVLALLLRPKPDHKYRLYWNIYHHSIGYTTVILSIANIFEGFDVLDSEDNWKKAYTGVLIFLVVVAAVMEAVTWFIVIKRKKAASSDRHVNGENVYGSRAQQTA; this is translated from the exons ATGGATAAGTCTTTAGCAACTCTGTTGTTGTCTTGCACTTTATTGATCTCCTTATGTGTCCCATCTCTGGCTCAAACTTGCGGGAACTATACTTTCTCTGGAAACCGATCGTACAGCACTTGCAATGACCTTCCACAGTTGAGCTGTTCTCTTCACTGGAATTACCACCCATCGAACCTGACAGCTGATATTGCGTTTCGCAAATCTGGAGCATCGACATCTAACTGGATATCATGGGCTCTAAATCCTAGCCGGCGAGCGATGGCTGGTTCACAGGCTCTTGTAGCGTTCCAGCACCCCAATGGCTCCATTCTTGCTTACACAACCCAGTTAAATGATAACCCAAACATGCAACCTGGTAGATTGAGTTTCGATGTCCCCAGTATTGCCGCGGAGTTTTCCTCCAATGGGGATATGATAATATTTGCAACACTTCAGCTTACAGATAGCTTGCGTTTGACCAACCAGGTTTGGCAAGAAGGTCCTCTGAACGGAGGTAATCCTGGTCAACATCCAACCAACGGACAAAATGGGAAATCGATGGGGACTGTAGATTTTATAAATGGATCAGTAACAACAACCGGTGGAACCACCTCAAAACAACGAAAGAGAAAT gttCATGGAGTATTAAATGCAGTGAGTTGGGGAATTCTTATGCCTGTGGGAATCATTATAGCAAGGTACCTGAAGGTGTTCAAGTCAGCAGGTCCAGCATGGTTTTACCTGCATGTTACTTGCCAAACTTCCGGTTATGCTGTCGGGATTGCTGGATGGGCGACTGGTATAAAACTCGGAAGCGATAGTCCTGGAATTTCCTATGATACCCACAGAAATCTTGGCATGATCATCTTCGCCCTTGGAACCCTTCAG GTGCTTGCCTTGCTTTTGAGGCCAAAGCCAGACCACAAATACAGACTGTATTGGAACATATACCACCACTCCATCGGATATACTACCGTGATTCTGAGCATTGCTAACATCTTTGAGGGATTTGATGTTTTGGACAGTGAGGATAACTGGAAAAAGGCTTATACTGGTGTTCTAATATTTCTTGTGGTTGTGGCGGCTGTTATGGAAGCAGTAACTTGGTTCATTGTGATCAAGAGAAAGAAAGCTGCAAGTTCTGATAGGCATGTTAATGGAGAAAATGTATATGGCTCCAGGGCACAGCAGACTGCGTAA